DNA from Paraburkholderia sp. PGU19:
TTTCGCTGAACGCAAGATCCTGCGACATCTGCAGCTTCGCAAAGCCGACGTTGACGCGGTCCAGATACGCGACCACGTAGCACAGCATCAGGAACGGCACGATGCGCCAGAACACCTTTCCGTAGGTGCGTTCGATTTCAGCCGCGCCGGGTTGTCCGGCGGCGTCGGCAGTTGATGCGGGGCGTGCGGATGCCGCCTGATAGCTAGTCATGCACTGTCTCCTTCGGATGGCGCCGGTTACTGGCCGTCCGTTTCATGACGGTCGGTCCTCCGGCTTTTTGCCTGGTTGGTCATGTGGATAGTCCGCGACGCGCGCGGACAGCTGAGCTTCTATGCTTGCGAGGGTTTCACCAGCGTGCGCCGAACGCCGTGCGCAATTCTTCGATCGCGGCTTCGTCGAGCGGCGCGGGACGCGGGTTCGTCATCAGCCACAGGCGTGCCGTCTCTTCCAGCTCTTCGAGTACGTACGACGCCTGCGATACCGACCGCTCCCACACGACAGGCCCGAGCCGTTCGAGCAGCACGCCGCGCACGCGCTCGGCGAGCGCCGCGATCTGTTGCGCGACTTGCGGATCGCCGGGACGCCGGTAGCGGATCAGCGGAATGTGGCCGACCTTCATCACGTAGTACGGCGTGATGGGCGGCAGCACGTCGGCTTCGTTCCAGACGCCCGCGAGCGTCAGCGCGACGAGATGCGTCGAATGCGTGTGCACGATGCCGCGCGCCTCGCGGTTGCGCTCGTAAACGCCGCGATGCAGTGCGAGCGTTTTCGACGGCTTGCCGCCTGACACGGCGTTGCCTTCGAGATCGACCTTCGCGATCTGCGCCGGGTCGAGACGGCCGAGACACACGTCTGTCGGCGTGATCAGCCAGCCGTCGTCGAGGCGCGCGCTGATGTTGCCCGCGCTGCCGACGGTGTAGCCGCGCTCGTATAGGCTCGCGCCCGTCACGCAGATTTCTTCGCGGACTTTCGCCTCGCTGCCCGTGTGGATGGCGAGCGTCATTGCGCGCCTCCGTCGAATTGACGCAGCGCTTTCGCGAAGAAATCGACGGCGCCGAAGTTGCCCGACTTGAGCGCGAGCGCGAGCGGTTTCGCACCGATGGTCGCGGTCGCGGGCACGCCGGGATCAATCTGCTTGCCGATGCGCAGCATGTCGACGCGGAGCGCCTGCACCACGGCGCCCGATGTCTCACCGCCCGCGACGACGAACTTGCGCACGCCGAGATCGTGCAGTCCGCGCGCAATCGCTGCCAGCGTGCGTTCGACCAGTTCCCCGGCTTGCGCGACGCCGAGTTCGCGCTGCGTGGCCTTCACGTCATCCGGCGATGCCGTTGCGTAGATCAGCACAGGCTGAGGCTGCGTCGCGTTCATATGCTCGCGCGCGAAGGCGAGCGCCTGATCGACGACAGGCTCGCCGCGCGCGGCCGCCAACGGATCGATGCGAAATGCAGGGCGCGTTTCGCGCCATGCGGCAACCTGCGCATTGGTCGCTTTCGATGCGCTGCCCGCCAGCACCGCCGACGCGCCTTCGACGCGCGGCAGTTCGCCTGCGTCAGCGGCATCGTCGAGCAGCCCGGCGCGGCGGAAGTTGCCCGGCAAGCCGAGTGCCACGCCCGAACCGCCCGTGATCAGCGGCAGGTCCGCGCAGGCTTCGCCGAGCGTGTAGAGATCAGCGTCTGAGACGGCATCGGCGATCGCCATGCGCACGCCGTCGTGGCGCAGCGCATCGATCGACGCGCGCACGGCTTGCGCGCCTTGCGCCACTGCGTCATAGCGCACGAGGCCGACTTTCGAGCGCGTCTGCCGCTGCAGCACGCGCACGAGGTTCGCGTCCGTCATCGGCGTGAGCGGGTGATGCTCCATGCCCGATTCATTGAGCAGCACGTCGCCGACGAACAGATGCCCGCGATAGATCGTGCGGCCGTTCTCCGGAAACGCCGGGCACGCGATCGTGAACGGTGTGCCGCCGCCGATGGGCGACAGCGCATCGAGCAGCGCATCGGCGACGGGGCCGATATTGCCTTTATCCGTCGAATCGAAAGTCGAGCAGTACTTGAAGAAGAACTGGCGACAGCCTTGCGCGCGCAGCCATTCGAGCGCGGCGAGCGACTGCGCGACGGCATCGGCAGGATCGATGGTGCGCGACTTCAGCGCAACGACCAGCGCGTCGGCTTCGATACGGGTATCGGCAGCGGGCACGCCGATGGTCTGGACGGTGCGCATGCCGCCGCGCACCAGCATGTTCGCGAGATCGGTTGCGCCCGTGAAGTCGTCGGCGATGCAGCCGAGCAGGGGCTTGCGAGTAGAGGTGGTCATCTCGTTCGGCTCCGCTTAGCGCTTCGGCGGCACGTCGATGCCGGGGAAAATCTTGATGACGGCGGAATCGTCTTCGCCGCCGTGTCCCGCCGTTGACGCCATCATGAACATCTGATGCGCTGCCGCCGACAACGGCAGCGGAAACTTCGAGCGGCGCGCGGTATCGAGCACGAGACCCAAGTCCTTGACGAAGATATCGACAGCCGACAGCGGCGTGTAGTCGCCGTTGAGGATGTGCGGCACGCGGTTCTCGAACATCCACGAGTTGCCCGCGCTGTGCGTGATCACGTCGTAGAGCGCGTCGGGGTCCACGCCTTCACGCAGACCGAGCGCCATCGCTTCGGCGGCGGCGGCGATGTGCACCCCCGCGAGCAGCTGATTGATGATCTTCACCTTCGATCCCGCGCCATGCTGATCGCCGAGGCGATAGACCTTGCCCGCCATCGCGGCGAGCACGTCGTCGCATGCGGCGTAGACGGCGGCGGGGCCGGACGTCATCATCGTCATTTCGCCCGATGCCGCGCGCGCCGCGCCGCCCGACACAGGTGCGTCGAGCATCTGCAAGCCGGCCGCTTCGACGCGGCGGCCGAGATCGATGGCGAAGTCGGGCGCAACGGTTGCGCAGGCGATCACGACGCCGCCGGGTTTCATCGCCCGAATGGCGCCCTGCTCGCCGAACAGCACGGTTTCGGTTTGCGCCGCGTTGACAACGAGCGTGACGACGACGTCGCATTGCGCGCCGAGTTCAGCGGGACTTGCGCAAGCCTTGCCGCCATCGGCGACGAACTGGTCTAGCACTTCGCGGCGCACGTCGCACGCATGCACATTGAAGCCGCCGCGCAGCAGCGAGCGCGCGACGCCCATTCCCATCGCGCCAAGACCGATCACTCCGACATTTCTGGACATACCTTTCCTCTACGAACAATGCTTCGGACGACGGCTCGCGCGTGTCGCGAGCAGACGTGTGTGGATCAGCAGATACCGGCCTCGGCCAGGCGACGTGCGGCGTTGTACATGTGCGTTTGCGCGGCGTTGCGGGCGGCCAATGGATCACCGGCACGGATCGCGGCGACGATTGCCGCGTGCTCGTCGCGCACCTGACGCGAGAAGTCCTCGCGCAGCGCTTCGTTGCGGCGCGTGATGACGGTGCCGGCTTCGAGATACTGGTTGAGGAACGTGAGGGTCTTCAGGAAATACGGGTTGCCCGTCACGGTAGCGATCGTGCGATGAAACGCGACGTCTTCAGCGACACCGTCGCGGCCCTCGGAGACGGCTTCGTCGATTTTTTTGAGGACGGCGTCGATGGCCAGCATGTCGGCGTCCGTGCGGCGCATCGCAGCTTCTGCTGCGACTTCGGCTTCGATTGCGCGGCGCACTGCAAGGATGTGCAGTACCGAGCCGCCTTCCATTGCTTCTGCGTAGTCGATTCGGAGTGGGCGGATCGCGCCGTGGGCTGACACATAGACGCCACTGCCCTGACGGGGCTCGACCACGCCCTCGTTCTTCAGGCGCGAGATCGCTTCTCGGATCACTGTGCGGCTTACACCGAATTCTTGCGAGAGCACGGCTTCTGTTGGCAGCTTGCCGCCGCGGGCGAAGGTGCCTTTGTCGATCTGCGCGAGCAGCTGTTGAGCGACGGTGTCGCTGAGCGCCCGGCTCGGGATTTTTTCGAACATATCAGTGGATTTGCCATGTCATAGGGTCATCATACAAATTTGCCTGCGACGGGGGGTATGGGGGGAAACCCTCAGGGGCGCGGGCGATGCCGGTCGGTGTTTTTTTGGCCTTTGCGCTGGCATTCGCGGTTCAGTCTTCTTGGCGCGGCCGGTTTGGTTTGCTTGTGTTTGCGCTGGCATCCGCGTTTCGTTAGCGTGCTTCACGCGTCGCCCCTGTGCGGGGCGGCACCTACTTTTCTTTGTCACCGCCGCAAAGAAAAGTAGGCAAAAGAAAGCGGCTCACACCGCCCGTTCTTGTATTTGCCTGAGGGCCCCCAACCGGTCTTGCGCTTCACACGGCAACGTCCTGTTCGCGTGTGTTGCCAACGCGCTGAATGACCGCCTCACCCACTTCAAGCACCCGAACAAGAGCTAGCGGCAGCGAATGGTTTGTGCCGCCCAGGTGGCAAACTGTGTGTAGGTTGTCGCGACGTACACGTTAGCGCTCTTACAGGGTGAAACGCCTGCGCTATCGGTCCGAAGTGAGGCGTGTGGGGTACTATGGCCTACACACAGTTTGCCACCTGGGCGGCGGTGGAATATCTGGCACGGCATGATGCAGCGTGGGTGCGTGAAGCGGGTGATGCGCTGGCTTGGAGCGTTGGCAATGAACGCGGAACAAGCAGGTTGCCGTGTGAAGTGAGGGACCGGTTGGGGGCCCTCAGGCAGGAAGAAGAATTGGCGGTGTTAGCCGCTTTCTTTTGCCTACTTTTCTTTGCGGCGGCAAAGAAAAGTAGGTGCCGCCCCGCACAGGGGCGACGCGTGAAGCACGCTAACGCATCGCGGATGCCAGCGCAAAAACAAAAATCCAAAAGCGACGCCAGTTACAGGCAAACCCAAAAGCAAAAGCAAAAGCAAACCCAAACAGCGTCGCAGACAACAACCAAACCTTAACTCGCCATCATTTCCCGAGCCCAAACCACAGCAGCACGAGCCGGCGCAACGCCAGTTGCCTCAACCCTCTCAGCAAGCTCAAAAACCCGCGGCGCGATCATTGCAACCTCATCCAGCACGACCTGCTTATCGGCGGAGCCGAGATACTCCCGCACGCAGCTAATAATCCCACCCGCGTTGACGAGAAAATCCGGCGCATAAAAAATCCCACGCTGATGCAGCACATCACCCTCAGCGAGCGACATCAGCTGATTATTAGCGCCACCAGCAATAACCTTAAACTGACAACCAGCCGCTACAGCCTCGGTAATCGACCCACCCAGCGCGCAAGGCGCAAACACATCAGCGTTGACGGATGCAATCCGCGCCGCATCAGCGATCTGCGCGCCAAACATCTGCTGCGCGCGCCCGGTCTTGCCTGCATCGATATCCGACACGATCAGTTCCGCGCCCGCGCGATGCAGCCGTTCGCACAGATCCCAGCCGACCGAACCCAAACCCTGCACGGCAACCGAAATGCCTTCCAAAGTGTCACGCCCAAGCGCAACCTGCACCGCCGCCTTCAGGCCCACGAACACACCATACGCGGTGCGCGGCGACGGATTCCCGCCATACACGTCGTTGTCGCGCGGAATGCCGCTCACATACGGCGTCTCGCTCTGCACCGCGCGCATGTCGTCGGCCGTCGTGCCGACGTCTTCAGCCGTCAGATAAACGCCGCCGAGCGATTGCACGAGCCTGCCGAACGCCTTGAACAGCGCCACGCGATCCATCTGCTCCGGACGCTTCAGGATCACCGCCTTGCCGCCGCCGAACGGCAGTCCCGCGAGCGCGTTCTTGAACGCCATGCCCTGTGACAGACGCAGCGCGTCGTGATACGCCTCGTAGTCCGAGGCATACTGCCAGTAGCGGCAACCACCAAACGCAGGGCCGCGCGCAGTGCTGTACACGGCGATCACGGCTTGCAGGCCGGATTCGGCATCGCTGGCCACGACAATGCGTTCGTGGGCCGGTTCGCCGTGAAGCCCGAAAAGCGTTCCGGCAAAGTTCGTCGTCAGTCGGTCCATCAGTGTTCCTTCCTTGTGGGCAGGCAGTTGAGTCCGCGCGAAGCGATCGCCTCGCGCCGGCTGGCCGCTCGTCGTCCGGGTCGCGGACGCAGGCAGCGAAGTTCTCGGGACCCGCGCAAGGCAAGGTCAACCGGTGGCAAAAGTGTATTCGGTCAAATTGGGAAATTTGTGCTGTTTATCCGGTAAAAATCCGGTTCGTGGCAGAATAATCAACCATCAAAATGCCACTAAAGAAGACGAATCGTCTTGACTCGGAGGCCGCATGAAACTGGACGCCACTGATCAGCGCATCCTGCGCGAACTGCGCAACGACGGACGCCTTTCGAACGCGAAGCTCGCCGAACGTGTCGGCCTGTCGGCGACGCCTTGCTGGAACCGCGTGCGCGCACTCGAAGAGGCGGGTGTGATCGAAGGCTATACGGCGCTGCTCAACCAGAAAACGCTAGGCTTGCCGGATACCGTCATCATCGAAGTGAAGCTCGCGAAGCACGATGAGCGCACGCTGGACCGCTTCGGCGAAGCGCTCGCCGATCTGCCGGAAGTGGTCGAGGCATTTCTCGTGTCGGGGGAATACGACTATCTGATCAAGGTCGCGGTGGCGGGCACGGAAGGCTACGAGTCGTTTCTGCGGCGCAAGCTGTATCGCCTGCCCGGCTTTCAGGACAGCCGCTCTTTCTTCGCGCTGCGCTGCCTGAAGCGCTCGGTGTCCGTCGAGCCTTGAGCGCTGCAGCCATCAGACCGCAAACGACTGCTCTTCGAACGGCATCGGCATGCCGAAGTAGAAACCCTGCATGACCGTGC
Protein-coding regions in this window:
- a CDS encoding aldolase; the encoded protein is MTLAIHTGSEAKVREEICVTGASLYERGYTVGSAGNISARLDDGWLITPTDVCLGRLDPAQIAKVDLEGNAVSGGKPSKTLALHRGVYERNREARGIVHTHSTHLVALTLAGVWNEADVLPPITPYYVMKVGHIPLIRYRRPGDPQVAQQIAALAERVRGVLLERLGPVVWERSVSQASYVLEELEETARLWLMTNPRPAPLDEAAIEELRTAFGARW
- the otnK gene encoding 3-oxo-tetronate kinase, whose amino-acid sequence is MTTSTRKPLLGCIADDFTGATDLANMLVRGGMRTVQTIGVPAADTRIEADALVVALKSRTIDPADAVAQSLAALEWLRAQGCRQFFFKYCSTFDSTDKGNIGPVADALLDALSPIGGGTPFTIACPAFPENGRTIYRGHLFVGDVLLNESGMEHHPLTPMTDANLVRVLQRQTRSKVGLVRYDAVAQGAQAVRASIDALRHDGVRMAIADAVSDADLYTLGEACADLPLITGGSGVALGLPGNFRRAGLLDDAADAGELPRVEGASAVLAGSASKATNAQVAAWRETRPAFRIDPLAAARGEPVVDQALAFAREHMNATQPQPVLIYATASPDDVKATQRELGVAQAGELVERTLAAIARGLHDLGVRKFVVAGGETSGAVVQALRVDMLRIGKQIDPGVPATATIGAKPLALALKSGNFGAVDFFAKALRQFDGGAQ
- the ltnD gene encoding L-threonate dehydrogenase, with the protein product MSRNVGVIGLGAMGMGVARSLLRGGFNVHACDVRREVLDQFVADGGKACASPAELGAQCDVVVTLVVNAAQTETVLFGEQGAIRAMKPGGVVIACATVAPDFAIDLGRRVEAAGLQMLDAPVSGGAARAASGEMTMMTSGPAAVYAACDDVLAAMAGKVYRLGDQHGAGSKVKIINQLLAGVHIAAAAEAMALGLREGVDPDALYDVITHSAGNSWMFENRVPHILNGDYTPLSAVDIFVKDLGLVLDTARRSKFPLPLSAAAHQMFMMASTAGHGGEDDSAVIKIFPGIDVPPKR
- a CDS encoding FadR/GntR family transcriptional regulator, whose amino-acid sequence is MFEKIPSRALSDTVAQQLLAQIDKGTFARGGKLPTEAVLSQEFGVSRTVIREAISRLKNEGVVEPRQGSGVYVSAHGAIRPLRIDYAEAMEGGSVLHILAVRRAIEAEVAAEAAMRRTDADMLAIDAVLKKIDEAVSEGRDGVAEDVAFHRTIATVTGNPYFLKTLTFLNQYLEAGTVITRRNEALREDFSRQVRDEHAAIVAAIRAGDPLAARNAAQTHMYNAARRLAEAGIC
- a CDS encoding amino acid dehydrogenase, whose protein sequence is MDRLTTNFAGTLFGLHGEPAHERIVVASDAESGLQAVIAVYSTARGPAFGGCRYWQYASDYEAYHDALRLSQGMAFKNALAGLPFGGGKAVILKRPEQMDRVALFKAFGRLVQSLGGVYLTAEDVGTTADDMRAVQSETPYVSGIPRDNDVYGGNPSPRTAYGVFVGLKAAVQVALGRDTLEGISVAVQGLGSVGWDLCERLHRAGAELIVSDIDAGKTGRAQQMFGAQIADAARIASVNADVFAPCALGGSITEAVAAGCQFKVIAGGANNQLMSLAEGDVLHQRGIFYAPDFLVNAGGIISCVREYLGSADKQVVLDEVAMIAPRVFELAERVEATGVAPARAAVVWAREMMAS
- a CDS encoding Lrp/AsnC family transcriptional regulator codes for the protein MKLDATDQRILRELRNDGRLSNAKLAERVGLSATPCWNRVRALEEAGVIEGYTALLNQKTLGLPDTVIIEVKLAKHDERTLDRFGEALADLPEVVEAFLVSGEYDYLIKVAVAGTEGYESFLRRKLYRLPGFQDSRSFFALRCLKRSVSVEP